The Geothrix oryzae DNA window GTGGCACCTCGGCGATCTCCACGAGCGCCTGGAGCGTCCGCGGGCCACGGGGCGGCGCCTGTTCGGGCTGGTGGCCTGGCTGGCCGCCACGCAGGAGGACACCTTCTGGTGCCGCCGCGCGGCCAGGCGGCTGGAGGGCGCCGAACCCCGCGTGGTTCCTGGTTCCGCGCGGAGAGCCGCCGGAGAAGGGGATGTCCGGGAACTTGAGGCCGCCGTCCGCGAGATCTGCGATCTGGGGCTGGTGGGGCTCATGGCGGCTTTCACGGACCGGCTGAAGCGGGGTACCCCTGCGGAAGAGCTGCTGGCCGCCCTGACCCTGGCGGCTGCGGAGAAGGTGCGCGACGCCCGTCGCGACCTGGAGGGCAAGACGGCCTGGATCTTCGTGTACCTGGCCATGCTGGTCGAAACCCATGCCCAGGACCCCCGGACCTGGGCCCAGGCGGCGGCCCTGGTGAACCTCTTTCCCACCGACGAGGCGGACGAGCGCATGCAGCCCCGGCCCGCCGCCGCGCCCAGCGCCGAGGGCCTTCTCAATGCCGTGCTGGACGCGGAAGTCCCCGAGGCCATGGGCCAGGCCCAGGGCCTCTGCCGCCTGGGGCAGGCCGAGGCGACCCTCCGGGCCTTGGCGTCGGCCGCCACCTTCAACGATCCCAGCTTCAACCATGCCTCGCACCTGCTTGCCGTGGCCTCCGCCGCGGACCTGCTGCCCGCCTTGCCGGGCCAGGTCGGCGAAGCGGTGCTGGTGGCCCTGGCCAAGAGCCTCGCCAACAGCCAGGGCAGCGGCGACCTGGGCCGGCTGGCGGACCGGGCGCTCGCGGGGGGAAAGGGGTTCCGCGCCGGGACGGAATGATTTCCCAGGCTCCAGAGCGGGTCGCTATCCTCATCGGGATTCCCCGGGAGCTTTGATGCGTTCGACCCTCGGCCTGGCTTTCGTCGGTTGCGGTGCGGTCCTGTCGGCGCAGGTTCCGTCCTCCGGGGGCCCCACGGCGCAGGTGCTGGACCGGCGGCTGCGCGAGATCAAGGGGGGGCTGCTGGTGGTGGTGGACGGTCCCAAGGGGGAATGGAAAGCCAAGGTCGATGCCCTGAACGCCGATCCGGATTGGCTCGAGCTGGACCTCGGCCTGGCCTACTACGGATCGAAGGCGGCGGAGGTGGAGGCGCTCCTGCGGCAGAAGTACCTGGCGGGGCCCCGTCCCCAGTGGGTGCTGTTCGGTGCGGGGCCGCGGGTGGTGGCCACGGGGGGAGGCGTTCCCGAGGCCAAGGCGCTGGCCAAGGCCGTCGAGGAGAGCGGCATCCGCTCCACCATCCAGATCCTGAGGGAGTTCGCGCGGCGCAATCCGGAGCACCTCGAGGCGCGGCAGGCCCTGTGCGCAGAGCTGCGATCCAGGGCCGCGAGGCGGACGCTGGTGCGCACCGGAGGGAAGGTGGATCCTCTTCGGTCGGCGGATGAGCCGTTCGACTTTGCCCAGTTCCAGCGGGAGCGGGATGCGAAGGAGGAGGCCAAGGCGCAGGATCCGCAGGAAGAGAAACCGCCGGTTCAGCTGGAGCCGGAGGAGGACCAGGCTATCTGGGGGGAGTTGGCCGACCTGCTAGGGAGGACCTTCCGCAGCGGAGACTGGCTCGAAATGGTGAACTGGTCCATCGTGCCCGATGAGACGGCGGTCCACAGCCCCCTCATGCGGGCCATGAGCCGGGCTGCGGTTCCCGAAGTGGAGCGGGCCCTGGCGCGCAACCCGGGGACCTGGAACCTCTGGCAGATCTGGCTGGGACTGACGCGGACCGATGGGGGAAAGCCGATCCGCCCCCTCCTGGACACCCTGGTTCCGCTGCCCACCTACTCTCCCCTGGCGTGGCCGCCCTATCCCGTGCGCGACGCCTATGTGAAGGATGCCCGCCAGCGGAAGGACTGGATGGCCATCCGGGATCTGCTGCTGCCCCAGATCGAATCCAACAAGGTCTGGGAGGCGGCGCAGGGAAAGACGGAATTCGTGTTCAAGAAGGACGGCAAAATCCAGGAGGTCACGGAGACCGGGGACTATTGGCGCGGCACCCTGGAGCCGCTGGTGGAGGCCCTGGTCCGGCTTGGGGACACGGGGCTGGCCGATGACCTGGTGCGCAGCCGGTTCTCCGAACATCCCTGGGCGGGCCTGCCGAAGCGGGCGGAGACTCTGGCCCTGCGGTGCGGTCAGCCCCACCTGGCGGCCCAGTGGGGCGCCCTGGGGCAGGGGCGATAGGGACCGGAATGGGAAAAACCTTCGCCTTCCTCCGCGCCATCAATGTGGGGGGCCACACGGTCACCATGGCGAAGCTGCGGGATCTGTTCGAGGGCTTCGGGCTCCGGGGCGTCGAGACCTTCATCGCCAGCGGAAACCTGTTTTTCGAAGCGGGCCGGGAAGGGGAGGCTGCCCTCACCAGGCGCCTGGAAGCGGGCCTGGAGGAGGCCCTGGGGTACGAGGTGATCGTCTTCCTGCGTTCCGAGGGCGAGCTGGCGTCCCTGGTGGAAGGCTGCCCCTTCGGAAAAACCGACCAGGCCGCGGCGAAGGCGATGAATGTGGCCTTCCTCAAGGCACCGTTGGGGCCGAAGGAAACCGCGGCCCTCGCGGCCTTGCGGACGCCGGTGGACGACTTCCAGGTCCGCGGCCGTGAGGTCTGGTGGCTCTGCCGGATGAAGCAGAGCGAATCCACCTTCTCGAACGCCGTCTTCGAGCGGGCCCTCGGAGTGCGGGCCACCTTCCGCGGGTTCAATACCTTGCATCGGTTGGCGGAAAAGGCGGGGGTCAGAAGCGCCAGGTGAGGCTGCCCGCGAAGGAGGCGTCGTCCGTGTTCTCGTGGTGGGTGATGTTGTTGATGTAGCGGAAGGTCAGGGTGGCGCGCCGGTCGAGGTGGACATGCACGCCCAGGTCGTGCTGAAGGCTGCCCTCATGGAGCTTGGCGAAGGGCCGGGGGGTGCTGAACCCGCTCAGGAAGTAGAGCTGGACGAAGGGCTGCACGGCCCGGTTCCGCCGCCCCTGCCAGGTGAGGTGGGCCCCCAGGTCCGAGGTGTAATCCAGATCGTTGTAGGCCTCGTTGCCGCGCCCCCGGTGGGTGTAGGCAGCCCCGGCATAGAGGGTCTGCGTGGGGGCGAAGTCCCACCAGCCGCTCAGGCCGCCCTCGAGGTCCCATCCGGCCTTGTAGGATCCGTAGGTGGTCACCAGCGGCGGCTTGACGGTGAAGGTGGCGCTCAGACCCGTGGCCTCGCCCTGGTGGATCTGGTGGATGACACCGAGGAGCGGGTCCTGAAGGCGGGTCGGCTGTGAGCCCTCCCGCACGAAATCCAACCGCCCGTGGCGGATGGTGGCCACCACGGCCTGGTTGCGGGCCACTTCCGTGCGGCCCCACTGGGCGAAACCCAAGGCTTTGTGGAAGGCCTCGATGGGGCTGTCCAGGTCCCCGCCCCCATGGCGTTCCGCCGGCAGTTCGATCCAGACATCCGTGCGATCCGTGAGGCCATGCCGGACCTGGAGGGTCGTCCGGGCGATCTCCTCGTCGAAATAGAACACGAAAGGGGCATTGGGATACTCGGCGGCCAGGGCTTCCAGGGAGGCGCGGTCCATGCGGTGACGGCCCTGGAACCAGGAGGGGGGCCGCTCCTTGATCAGGTCCGAGAACTCGAAGACATTGGCCCGCACATGGGTGAGGGTCGCCTGCCAGCGCCCGGCGCCGATGGGGCGGGGCGCCTGGGGCTGGTAGGTCATGGGGGCCTGGAGGAGGGTGAACATGTTGCGGGTGGGCAGGGGGCCCATCTCGGGGTAGGCCGTGTCCTGGGCCTGGAGGGACAGGCCGAGGGCCAGCGCGAGCGCGGCGCGCATGGAGAACTCCTTGGGGATGACGAGCGGGCGGACCCACCCCTGCCGGACCGGGGTCCGGGCAGTGACTGAACTTGGAAGCCGGAGGCGCCCGGCAATTGCTTTCTTTTGGGAAGCCTATTTCCCTATGAAAGCAATGGTGGCGGTCGAGCTTCCCCTTGTCAAGCCACTTTCTTTGGGATAGCTTTTAGGAGACCCACCCTGGGTCGTGGACTGTCCATGGACCTCCCCGAGACCGACCGCTGCCGCTGTTTCCGCATGGCCATCGATGTGCTGGCCAAGCCCTGGACGGGGCAGATCCTGTGGATCCTCCAGGAGGGGCCGCTGCGCTTCAACGAACTGGTCACCCGGGTGCAGGGCATCGGCGAGAAGGTGCTTTCGGCCCGGTTGAAGGAACTGGAGTGCCAGGGGCTGCTGGTGCGCCGCGTCCTTCCCACCACTCCGGTGAGGGTGGAATACGAGCTCACCTGCAAGGGGGAGGG harbors:
- a CDS encoding DUF1697 domain-containing protein, yielding MGKTFAFLRAINVGGHTVTMAKLRDLFEGFGLRGVETFIASGNLFFEAGREGEAALTRRLEAGLEEALGYEVIVFLRSEGELASLVEGCPFGKTDQAAAKAMNVAFLKAPLGPKETAALAALRTPVDDFQVRGREVWWLCRMKQSESTFSNAVFERALGVRATFRGFNTLHRLAEKAGVRSAR
- a CDS encoding DUF3187 family protein; its protein translation is MRAALALALGLSLQAQDTAYPEMGPLPTRNMFTLLQAPMTYQPQAPRPIGAGRWQATLTHVRANVFEFSDLIKERPPSWFQGRHRMDRASLEALAAEYPNAPFVFYFDEEIARTTLQVRHGLTDRTDVWIELPAERHGGGDLDSPIEAFHKALGFAQWGRTEVARNQAVVATIRHGRLDFVREGSQPTRLQDPLLGVIHQIHQGEATGLSATFTVKPPLVTTYGSYKAGWDLEGGLSGWWDFAPTQTLYAGAAYTHRGRGNEAYNDLDYTSDLGAHLTWQGRRNRAVQPFVQLYFLSGFSTPRPFAKLHEGSLQHDLGVHVHLDRRATLTFRYINNITHHENTDDASFAGSLTWRF
- a CDS encoding winged helix-turn-helix transcriptional regulator, with protein sequence MDLPETDRCRCFRMAIDVLAKPWTGQILWILQEGPLRFNELVTRVQGIGEKVLSARLKELECQGLLVRRVLPTTPVRVEYELTCKGEGFRQVVEAVTQWGTEIADPDAQAR